One Zeugodacus cucurbitae isolate PBARC_wt_2022May chromosome 3, idZeuCucr1.2, whole genome shotgun sequence genomic region harbors:
- the LOC128920449 gene encoding venom allergen 5-like, whose translation MFNIHYFRFYLVAVLMWPYIFTNAYYYCDKQYKLCGDKKHFMCDPDAVPSEGELLGLLPLTGSIKRLYVDRHNEYRNKLAGGDQEFEGGGKFPKATRMREMIWDDELAYLAGMHAKRCSIFRADCHAATRFPDSNQVLWHREFEEKPKEVIDMILHSVHSWWSESKHIEDGNAMVDEYPDGLNVTITAHFSAIAYEHAAFVGCGLSICRNRSQKPYCIHVTCNYSATNVNGTFTYKKGNSSASECDYYESVPSHKYANLCKNTGKIFIN comes from the exons atgtttaacattcACTATTTCCGCTTTTATTTAGTCGCTGTTTTGATGTGGCCTTATATTTTCACCAAcgcttattattattgtgataaGCAGTATAAATTATGTGGTGATAAGAAGCATTTTATGTGTGATCCGGATGCTGTG CCTAGCGAAGGCGAACTTCTAGGTCTTTTGCCATTGACAGGGTCGATTAAGCGACTTTATGTGGATCGTCACAATGAATATCGCAACAAATTAGCTGGAGGTGACCAAGAATTCGAAGGCGGTGGAAAATTTCCTAAAGCCACACGCATGCGTGAAATGATATGGGATGACGAGTTAGCGTATCTAGCCGGAATGCATGCCAAACGTTGTTCTATATTTCGCGCTGATTGCCACGCCGCTACACGGTTCCCAGACTCTAATCAAGTTCTTTGGCATAGGGAATTTGAAGAAAAGCCAAAGGAAGTGATTGACATGATTTTGCATTCGGTACATTCTTGGTGGTCGGAAAGTAAACATATAGAGGATGGCAATGCGATGGTAGACGAGTATCCGGATGG ATTGAACGTGACTATAACAGCCCACTTCTCTGCAATTGCATACGAACATGCAGCTTTTGTCGGTTGTGGTTTGTCGATATGTCGAAACCGTTCACAAAAGCCTTATTGCATACATGTTACCTGTAATTACTCAGCCACTAATGTAAATGGTACTTTTACGTACAAGAAAGGCAATTCCTCAGCGTCCGAATGTGATTATTATGAGAGCGTTCCAAGTCATAAATATGCAAATCTATGTAAAAATACtggcaaaatttttataaattaa